In a single window of the Nicotiana tomentosiformis chromosome 10, ASM39032v3, whole genome shotgun sequence genome:
- the LOC104116154 gene encoding oleosin H2-like, with translation MADPRQQQQQQQIQPTEAMKSLLPQKGPSKSQVLAVVTLFPVGGALLCLAGLTLTGTLIGLAVATPLLLLFSPVLVPAVITIALAVTGFLTSGAFGITALSSLSWIINYLRSIRGPGREQLEHAKRRVQDTAGTMGQRTRETGHT, from the coding sequence ATGGCTGACCCACGccagcagcagcagcaacaacaaatACAACCCACTGAAGCCATGAAAAGCCTCCTCCCTCAAAAGGGTCCCTCAAAATCACAAGTTTTAGCAGTAGTTACTCTTTTTCCAGTTGGAGGTGCTCTTCTTTGTCTTGCAGGGTTGACGCTCACAGGGACTCTTATCGGTCTTGCCGTTGCAACCCCTCTCTTGTTGCTGTTCAGCCCTGTTTTGGTGCCTGCAGTTATAACCATAGCATTGGCTGTCACTGGATTCTTGACTTCAGGAGCTTTCGGGATTACGGCGCTGTCTTCCTTGTCTTGGATCATAAACTACTTGAGGAGTATCAGAGGGCCGGGGAGAGAGCAGTTGGAGCATGCAAAGAGGAGAGTGCAGGATACAGCTGGAACCATGGGACAGAGGACAAGGGAAACTGGTCACACATGA